One genomic segment of Gottschalkia acidurici 9a includes these proteins:
- the yqeC gene encoding selenium cofactor biosynthesis protein YqeC, giving the protein MNLFENINISLNKKELISIIGGGGKTTTMFRLADELSKHNKKVLVTTTTAILKPKEDKYEKLIILEEGNTLNDVPKSGVTVLLKEIIKENKYKGIDEEMVNEIYSSNIFDYIIVEADGANMKPLKAPASHEPVIPGYTTKTICVVGMDCLGKKIYKENVHRPEIITKLTNSKLGDTITSDIIYEIIVASEGMFKNTPLKSDRYLILNKAESKERVQAALEVKDKLIKNKFDIDEVIIGSMRGD; this is encoded by the coding sequence ATGAATTTATTTGAAAATATAAATATATCTCTAAATAAAAAAGAACTTATTTCTATAATAGGTGGTGGAGGTAAGACAACAACTATGTTTAGATTAGCAGATGAGCTATCTAAGCATAATAAAAAGGTTTTAGTAACTACTACTACAGCTATACTAAAGCCTAAAGAAGATAAATATGAAAAACTAATAATACTAGAAGAAGGAAATACCTTAAACGATGTACCTAAAAGTGGGGTAACAGTACTATTAAAAGAGATAATAAAGGAAAATAAATATAAAGGTATAGATGAAGAAATGGTAAATGAGATATATAGCTCAAATATATTTGACTATATAATAGTAGAAGCAGATGGAGCAAATATGAAGCCTTTAAAAGCTCCTGCATCGCATGAACCAGTAATACCTGGCTACACAACTAAGACTATATGTGTGGTTGGTATGGACTGTTTAGGTAAAAAGATATATAAAGAAAACGTTCATAGACCAGAGATAATAACTAAGTTAACAAATAGTAAGTTGGGAGATACTATTACTTCGGATATAATATATGAAATAATAGTTGCTAGTGAAGGAATGTTTAAAAATACACCGCTAAAAAGTGATAGATATTTAATTTTAAATAAGGCAGAGTCAAAAGAAAGAGTACAGGCTGCTTTAGAAGTAAAAGATAAATTAATAAAAAATAAATTTGATATAGATGAAGTTATTATAGGTAGTATGAGGGGTGATTAG